From one Cloacibacillus sp. genomic stretch:
- a CDS encoding YhdT family protein: MASKKFLQTTKRETFIIIGLYLLFFFWWYMTAYGFGDDPSQYRYIFGFPEWFFYSCIAGYVGISFILWIVIRLFFKELPLDEEKDVVKKDD; encoded by the coding sequence GTGGCTTCAAAAAAATTTTTACAGACAACTAAGCGGGAGACCTTTATTATCATTGGTCTTTATCTGCTTTTTTTCTTTTGGTGGTATATGACCGCCTACGGTTTTGGCGACGATCCGTCGCAGTACCGCTACATATTCGGCTTTCCGGAATGGTTTTTCTACAGCTGTATCGCGGGCTATGTGGGGATATCTTTTATTCTGTGGATTGTGATCCGGCTCTTTTTTAAGGAGCTGCCGCTTGATGAAGAGAAAGATGTGGTAAAAAAAGATGATTGA
- a CDS encoding EAL domain-containing protein: MLNAHIAAANGQGEVVRIGFYEDGDYMSRNHSGEYVGFNFEYFQKIAKYAGWNYEIVDGKSWENTFDMLERGEIDILPAVYFNDARAKKFLFSQRPMCSIYSTLNVRVDDTRYDYEDFSSFNGMRVGVIKDGLDAEYFKEYCRKNGFSVTTVPYRETADLLSALDRGELDGVAVTHLGKNSIFRSVAQFAPQPLYFAIAKDKEKLAHTLDEAMTTIKLRDPYYEQRLYEKYFAVNALQRPAFTREEMDYISKAPPLRAVYNSTEAPLEYEDPKTGEFRGIVADMFGVIAAYSGLTFKFLPVSNRNESWMMIGGGRADIICGVANDYLWAERKHVNTTVYYLRAPFVSVSISDVSARKRIALPEGCYFSQKIAEENPQAEVIYYPSISDCFDAVAKKRADVTYTNTYVANYLLSERKYENFSMAVLSNYYDDLSIGVSKNADPRVFSIMDKCIQYISREQMDSIILDNSVISRPVTLRRLVSEYPLAAAGVTGLIFIVIIGVLGYIAVTNAANNRRFHALLYVDGVTGIFNLNKFRLDAEKMLKEAGDDPLALVYMDINQFKTINDTFGFKEGDEILKLLARTLKKNTSFDECCARVSADQFVLLVRYSDWDGLLSRTNHIAEQMGAAVAAMNKSYSICLTFGVYVTQHGDSTDVSLLMDFANYARINGKNTGKSVTLRYDEKMRQEELRRRHLADIMAPALQNGEFIPYFQQKSDMRTGETVGAEALVRWFRREEGMIYPGDFIPFFESNGFIIEIDLYIYEQVCKTIRRWMDKGVRPFPVSSNFSRLHFEDRNFPYTLAEIADRYGVPHEYLEVEITENILMENVGQMLSHRDLLKKLGFLLSIDDFGSGYSSLSVLQQLSADTIKLDRSLISDSCHERRGRIIVQGIISMAKELGINVICEGVETKEQAEMLIGMGCVAAQGFYYAKPMPLDDFEKKFLP; the protein is encoded by the coding sequence GTGCTGAATGCGCACATCGCCGCCGCCAACGGACAGGGAGAGGTGGTAAGGATAGGTTTTTACGAAGACGGCGACTACATGAGCCGTAACCACAGCGGTGAATATGTCGGGTTCAACTTCGAGTATTTTCAAAAAATCGCCAAATATGCCGGCTGGAACTATGAGATAGTCGACGGTAAAAGCTGGGAGAATACCTTTGATATGCTTGAGAGGGGGGAAATAGATATTCTCCCCGCGGTCTATTTCAATGACGCGAGGGCTAAAAAATTCCTCTTTTCACAAAGGCCGATGTGCAGCATCTATTCCACGTTGAATGTGCGCGTAGACGATACGCGGTACGACTATGAGGATTTCTCGTCGTTTAACGGCATGCGCGTCGGTGTGATTAAGGATGGTCTGGATGCCGAATACTTCAAGGAATACTGCCGTAAAAACGGTTTTTCCGTCACGACCGTCCCCTACAGGGAGACAGCGGATCTTCTGTCCGCCCTTGACCGCGGCGAACTCGACGGCGTAGCTGTCACCCATCTCGGTAAAAACAGTATCTTCCGCAGCGTGGCGCAGTTTGCTCCGCAGCCGCTGTATTTCGCCATAGCGAAGGACAAAGAAAAGCTGGCCCACACCCTCGACGAGGCGATGACCACGATAAAGCTGCGCGATCCCTACTACGAGCAGAGGCTTTACGAAAAATATTTCGCTGTCAACGCTCTGCAGCGGCCGGCGTTTACCAGGGAAGAGATGGATTACATCTCCAAAGCGCCGCCATTGAGGGCCGTTTATAATTCCACGGAGGCCCCTTTGGAATATGAGGACCCGAAAACCGGGGAATTCAGGGGGATCGTGGCCGATATGTTCGGCGTTATCGCGGCCTATTCCGGTTTGACGTTTAAATTTTTGCCCGTCAGTAACCGCAATGAATCCTGGATGATGATCGGCGGCGGCAGGGCGGATATTATTTGCGGCGTGGCGAACGATTACCTATGGGCGGAGCGAAAGCATGTGAACACCACCGTCTATTATCTGCGTGCGCCATTTGTCTCCGTCAGTATAAGCGACGTCTCCGCCCGTAAGCGTATCGCTCTGCCGGAGGGCTGTTACTTTTCTCAAAAGATAGCGGAAGAGAATCCGCAGGCTGAGGTGATCTACTATCCCTCGATCAGCGACTGCTTCGACGCTGTCGCGAAAAAGAGGGCCGATGTCACCTACACGAACACCTATGTCGCGAATTACCTGCTGTCGGAACGGAAGTATGAAAACTTCAGCATGGCTGTGCTGAGCAACTATTATGACGATCTCAGTATCGGGGTTTCTAAGAACGCCGATCCCCGTGTTTTTTCCATTATGGATAAATGTATCCAGTATATTTCCCGCGAGCAGATGGACTCGATAATCCTCGATAACTCCGTAATCTCAAGACCGGTTACTCTGCGGCGGCTCGTCAGCGAATATCCGCTGGCGGCAGCCGGCGTGACCGGCCTTATCTTTATTGTCATCATCGGGGTCCTGGGTTACATAGCTGTCACGAATGCCGCGAATAACAGACGCTTTCACGCGCTGCTATACGTAGACGGCGTGACGGGGATATTCAATCTCAATAAATTCCGTCTGGACGCGGAGAAGATGCTTAAAGAGGCCGGGGATGATCCCTTGGCTCTCGTATACATGGATATCAATCAGTTTAAGACGATCAACGATACATTTGGTTTCAAGGAGGGCGACGAGATACTAAAATTGTTGGCGCGGACGCTCAAGAAAAATACCTCTTTCGACGAGTGCTGCGCGCGGGTCTCCGCCGACCAATTCGTTCTTCTAGTGCGCTATAGCGATTGGGACGGGCTGCTGTCGCGGACGAACCACATCGCGGAACAGATGGGCGCCGCGGTGGCGGCGATGAATAAATCATATTCCATCTGTCTCACCTTTGGCGTCTATGTCACACAGCACGGAGACAGTACCGACGTCTCACTGCTTATGGACTTTGCCAACTACGCGAGAATAAACGGGAAGAATACGGGTAAAAGCGTGACTCTGAGGTATGATGAAAAGATGCGCCAAGAGGAACTCCGGCGCAGGCATCTGGCCGATATAATGGCGCCGGCCCTGCAAAACGGCGAGTTCATACCCTATTTTCAGCAAAAGTCCGATATGCGTACGGGAGAGACCGTGGGGGCGGAGGCGCTTGTGCGTTGGTTCCGCCGTGAAGAGGGGATGATTTATCCCGGTGATTTTATTCCGTTTTTTGAGAGCAACGGCTTTATTATTGAGATCGACCTCTATATCTATGAGCAGGTCTGTAAAACGATAAGGCGGTGGATGGACAAGGGAGTACGCCCCTTTCCCGTGTCGTCCAACTTTTCAAGGCTGCATTTTGAAGACCGGAATTTCCCCTATACCCTGGCTGAGATTGCGGACAGATACGGTGTCCCGCATGAATATCTTGAGGTGGAGATCACGGAAAATATTCTTATGGAGAATGTCGGGCAGATGCTGAGCCATCGCGATCTGCTGAAAAAACTGGGTTTCCTTCTTTCCATAGATGATTTTGGCTCAGGTTATTCGTCGCTCAGCGTCCTGCAGCAGCTCTCCGCCGACACGATCAAACTTGACCGGAGCCTCATCTCCGACAGCTGCCACGAAAGACGCGGAAGAATTATTGTCCAGGGTATAATCTCTATGGCGAAAGAACTGGGCATCAATGTAATTTGCGAAGGCGTCGAGACGAAGGAACAGGCGGAGATGCTGATCGGGATGGGATGTGTCGCCGCTCAGGGATTTTACTACGCCAAACCGATGCCGCTGGATGACTTTGAGAAAAAATTTCTGCCATAG